The DNA sequence TTTAAAGTGGAGGCTTTTCCCCTTACCCCCAGCCGCTATAAGGACGAGCTGCTGGCCTTTAACCGCCGCCATTACGATGAAGCCTACAAGCCCGACAGCGATTACACCGCCTCCACAGCTTCCTTGGAGCCGGCTGTCAGCTTTGAAACAGCGGCTGTGCAGGTGGTCTCCCGCTATGGGTACGGCAACTATCCCCGGTATCTGCCTTTTCCCGAGCCTTTGCCTGCGGGGCACTATCTGGTCAGCGTCTCGGCGCAAGACCCCTTTAACGGCAAGACTGTCACCCGGCAGAAGCTGATTCAAATCAGCGACACCTCCCTTTTTGTTCAGTCTCTCAATGGGGATGGCCTTGCTTGGCTCAACGATGCCGCCAACGGTCAGCTCCTTGCAAAAGCGCCGGTGGAGCTGCTGGCTCCTTTGAAGGAAACCTCCATTGCCTCTGTTTCCACCGATGATGCGGGCATTGCCCGGTTTCAAAGCGGCGAAAACACCACCGCACTCATCCACATCCCTTCTGTGGGGGAGCAGCCGGAATACTGGGATTTCCTGTTTTTGCAGGAAACCACCCCTCTGACCGTGGCGGAGAGCTATACAGCCTTCACCTATACCGACCGCCTTCTCTATAAGCCCACCGATACAGCTCAGTTCTGGGGAATCCTCCGGGGCCGCCGGGAGGCCATTGCCGCCGGTACAGCCGTGACGATCCAGTTGCGCTCCGGCAACTACTACAACTGGAGCGGCTATGATTACGGCTTCTATGATAATCAGGCCTTTCTTCAATCCACCGAGGCGGTTTTGGAGCCGGATGGCACCTACATCGGCTCCATGAAGCTGGAAAACCTCATGAGCGGCAACTACTATCTGGCGGTTATGGCCCCGGATGGCCGCCAAGTGGATTATGCCAACTTTGAGGTGCGCAACTACGAAAAGCCGGTTTACAAAACCAGCACCAGCAGCGATAAGCTGTTTTATCTGCCCGGTGAGCAGGCGGATATCAACGCCCATGTTTCCTTTTTTGAGGGCACCCCGGTTTGGGGGCTTCCCCTGTGGGTGCAGGGAGATTTCCAGTCCTCCCAGCCGGTGACACTGGATGCAACCGGCACCGCCCGGATGATGGTTGACCCAACCTCCGGCCCTGTTGTTGCTCACTGGGCCCCCACTCACCTAAGCTACCAGTTTATCCAAACGGGCGAGGGAAATGTAATCCCCTCCATTTACGGCTCCTTCCTTTATTTCCCTAGCGACCTGATTTTGCAGGTCAAGCAGGAGGGAACATCCCGTGAGCCAAAGATTACCGTTTCCACCAACCGGCTGGATACCTCCCGCATTGAGAGCTATGGCGACATCTACCAGAGCTACCCGGATAATTTTGTGGGAGAAGCCGCCGACACCGAGGTCGAGGTGAAAATCACCCGCTACCGGTCGGTGAAAAAGCCGCTGGGTTCCTATTACGACTGGGCATCCAAGCGGAATGTGACCACCTATACCTACGAAAGCTCCGAGAGCCTTTACAGCAGCTATACCGCCCGCACTCAAAACGGCACCCTTTCTTTAAGCGATCTGCCTGCGCCCAACAAGGAAGAAAGCTATGAGGTTATGGTGACCGCCGAGGACAGCCGTGGCCTTTCCATCAGCGAAACAACCTACCTCTTGGCCGGGTGGGATACCCGCCGGAGCTACTACGAAGAAACCTCTAACCTGCGGAAGTTCTATTTCTCCCCTGCCAAAGACAATGATTCGCCCTACTATTCCTATTATGACCAACCCTCTGTCACCTATCAGGCAGGGGAACCCATTGAATTTGCCCTGACCGAACGGCAGGCCAAGGATGACGGCTTCACCGGCCGAGTGCTCTATACCGCTGTGCAGGATAAAATCTTAGAGGCCGGTATTTCCCAGCAGGCCACCCTTTCTCTTGAGCAGGCGGCGGATTTTATCCCCAATGTGAACATCAGCGGTGCCTATTTTGATGGCCGCTACATTTACCCGGTTTCCTCCTTCACCGCCGCCTACGATACGGCGGCCGAAGAGCTGGAAATCTTGGTTCGGCCAGGTGCCTCCCGCTATCTGCCGGGGGAAAAGGCCAGCCTTTCCGTTGAGGTCAAGGATAAAACCGGCTCACCGGTAGAAGCTAGGGTGAGCCTGAGCATTGTGGACGAGGCGATGTTCGCTTTGGGCGAGCAATCCCTTGCCCCCTTAGACAGCCTCTATGCCCGGTGCTATTACCGCGCCCCCGTTACCCATGAATCCTACCGCCAGCACCTGCTTTATATTGAGGAAATCGGCGGCAAGGGCGGCGGTGGCGGCGATGATATGCCCCGCAGCGACTTCCCGGATACGGCTCAATTTCTGAGCCTTGCCACCGATAACAAAGGCCTTGCTTCTCTGGAATTTGAGCTGCCCGATTCCATCACCTCGTGGCGCATCACCGCCGTGGCGGTGGAACAGGAGGCATTGCGGGCGGGGGCAGGTGTTTCCAACATTGATTGCTCTCTGCCTCTGTTTGTTCAGCCGGTGTTCAACGAAGCTTATCTGTCGGGGGATGATGTGGCAATCAGCGCCAGCTGCTTCGGCACCTCCCTAACCCGGAGCACTCCTGTGCGCTACACCGCCACACTGGAGCCCTTGGAAACTGTGGAGGCGGGGGAGATCGCTTTCCCGCTTACACTGGAAATCAAAGGCCGCACAGACCGGCAAACCACTCTAAACTTCGGCAAACTGCCCGCCGGGCGGTATACCCTGACCCTGAAAGCCGCCACCAACGATGGAAGCGATGCGGTTCAGCATGAGATCGAGGTGGTGGAATCCACCCTTGCCCTGCCCATTGTGCAGGAATTCACGCTGGGTGAGAAAAGCACCGGTCTTGGCATCACACCGGCCCAATATCCTATACTCATGGGCTTTGCCGACTCTCAATATCAAACCTTTTTCAGGGTTTCCAAAAAGCTGGTAAGCGACTATGGCAACCGGGGCGATCAGCGGGTTGCCGCCATTGCCGCCAAACGCTCTATGCTTCGCTTTATGAGCGAAGAGGATTCAAAATATCTCGACTTTATCAGTGAGGAGCTGGGTGACTATCTGCTCCCTGACCGGGATTTTCTGAGCTATGCCGGGATGCGGCTTTACCCTTATGATGCGCCGGATATTGCCCTCACTGCCAAAACCTTGGCTTTGCTGGGGCCGGATTATCCCAGCGCCCCCTCCATGCGGGAATTCCTGCTCAGTGAGCTGAGCGCCGCCGAATATATGGAGTATCTCCCGGAGCAAATTGCACCCGCTTATGTGGGGCTTGCCACTGTCGGGGAGCCAGTTCTGCTGAAAATCCGCTCTTTGCTGGCTGACCCTGCCTATAACGGGGATGTATCGCAGCTTTATCTCATTGCCGCTTTAGCGCTGACTGGCGATCAGGACGGTGCCCGAGAGGCCTTTGACACACGCTTTGCCCCCCGGCTTAACGAAGTGGGAAGTAACCTCTATTACCGGGATCAGAGCCTTTCCGATGAGGATAACTACCGTCTGACCGCTCTTTCGCTGCTGGCCTGTGCTGCTATGAACCACCCGGATACCGAGGGCTTGGCCCGCTATCTGGCCGAAACCCCTTCCGCCTCCTATTCCCCCAATCTGGAGCTGGGGCTGTATATCAGCCGGTTCCAGCCGGTTCATTCCGGGAGCGCCGCTTTGGAGTATCAGAAAAATGGCAAGGCGGTCAAGGTTGGTCTAAAGGAAGACGGCATTCACTATGCCAGCTTTATGGCCCCCGATCTGGCCGGGGAAAGCTTCAGGGCCACCCGGGGTGAAATACTGGCTACCGCCTACTACATGGGCAGCTTGGAGGAGTATAGACAGACGCAAAACCCGGATTCCGCACCAGAACAATCCTCGGAGGGGGATACCTCCCAAAGCTCTCCGAAAGATTCTGCCCGCCAACCCGAGATTGCCAGTATTTCCCGCAGCATCCGGGAGGCCTCCCCCAGCGAAATCACCCGGTTTATTCCCGGCGGCGAGGGCTGGGACCCCAGCTCCATGAAGGGGATGGTTTTGGTGGAAATCACAGTGGAGTTCACCGATCAGGCGCCTTTAGGAACCTATGAAATCACCCAAAGCATTCCTTCTCCCCTGCGCTTTGAGGCCTATGAGCCCTATAACGATCAGGAGGGTATCCCCGGGCAGCCCCGCCACTGGAGCTGGTATACCCGGGAAAAGCAAAGCATGCCCATTACCCTTTACCGTTACCTGGATTATGACCCCAGCATGGGGCCATCCTCTGCCACACCTGCGGATACTGTCACACTCCAGTATTTGACCCGCCGGGTGTATGCGGCTGATTTTGCGGCCGAGGATGTGTTTCTGCTGCACCCTGAAAGCGGCCTGACTGTCTCCGGCGCGACCCGTGCCGAGAGCAGCTCCGGCACCGGAAAGGGCAAGCGCACCTTCTGACCCTTTGTCAGGCATCTGAATGAAACATGGAGGGCTTTCTATCATGCTGACTAAAAAGCTTTTGGCGGTTTCCCTGAGTTTTTGCCTGCTGCTGGCCGGGTGCACCTCAAAGAAGACCGAATCTCCCGGCGGCACCGGCGCTTTGCCGGGGGAAACGGTGGAAACCAAGCTGCTTTCCTTTTCCGCCACGGAATTCTCCTTCACCGATACCCCTGTAGGTGAAATCAGCCCCGGCAAGGATCAGCGCCTGCTTGTGGTGAAGGTGGAGGTAAAAAACACCTCCGGGCAGGAAATCACCGTTTATTTCGATGACTTTGAGCTGGAGGCTGGGGAAGAAAAGCGCTTCCCGGAATTCCCCCAGACACCGGAAAATATTGCCGAGGAAACAATCCTCAAGAATCGGGATACTCTCAGCGGCACTCTGCTGTTTTTGGTGCCTGCCAAAACCAAGGAGGCCCGCCTGCTTTACGACGAATACTTTGAGGGCGACCTTAAAGGGGAGAGTTACTGGGTTACACTGAATTTGGAGTAACCGGGTTCTTTCCACACAAAAAGAGCACCTGCCAAGAACGGATTATCCGCCGGGCAGGTGCTCTCTATTTTCGCTTTATTTCTTTATGAATTGTATAGATTATCCTCGGTATAGGCCTTGAGAAATTCCTGAAGCCGCTTACTCTGAGGCCGGTCAAAAATTTCCTCCGGGGTTCCTTCTTCGATGATTTTACCCTCATCCATAAAGATCACCCGGGTGGCGGCGCTGCGGGCAAACCGCATATCGTGGGTGACAATCAGCATGGTGATCTTCTGGGAGACCAACTTGAGGATTACATTGGTCACCTCGTTGGTAATTTCCGGATCAAGGGCGCTGGTGGGCTCATCAAACAGCATAATCTGGGGGTTCATAGCCAAAGCCCGTGCAATAGCTACCCGCTGTTTTTGCCCCCCCGAAAGCTGATCGGGGTAGCTCTCCGCCTTGGAGGCAAGCCCCACCACCTCAAGCAGCTCGTGGGCCTTCTGGACCGAGGCCTCTCGATCCCGGCGCAGAATCTTAACCGGGGCAATGGTGATGTTCTCCAAGCAGCTTAAATGGGGGAACAGGTTGAAGTGCTGAAAAACCATACCGGTTTTGGTGCAGATGCGGCGGATTTCCTTATCAGGGGGATAGGAAACACTGCCATCGGAGCCGGTTTTGACCAGCTCGTCTCCATCGATGGTGATGTTGCCTTGTGTGACCCGCTCCAGATTGTTGACACAGCGCAGCAGCGTGGATTTCCCGCTGCCGGAGGAACCAATAATGGCCACGGCCTCACCCTGCTCAACGGTCAGGGATACATCGTCCAGCGCCTTGAGGGAACCACCATAGGTTTTATTTACATTGCGAATGCTGAGAATCGGCATATTCTTTTACCCCTTTGCAGAATCGTATCAATGGCCTTACAGCCTGTCATCGTAGCATCAAACTGCATCCTGCCGCTCATGGCGGGAGAAGCGTCTTTCCATATTCTGTGAAAACAGGGTGAGCAGAAAGGTCAGGCCCAGATAAATCAGCGCCGCAACAAAATAAGCGGTGGGGTCTACATCCCGGTTGTTGGCATCCTTGGCGGCTTTCAGCAGCTCCGGCACCCCAATGACATAAACAAGGGCGGTATCCTTGATCAGGGTAATCACCTCGTTGCTGATGGGGGGAATAACCCGGCGGAGAGCTTGGGGGATCACAATCATTTTCATGGTCTGCCACGGCGAAAACCCAAGGCTTTTGGCAGCTTCCCGCTGGCCCCGGTCAATGGACTGAATACCCGCCCGGTAAATCTCTGCAAAATAGGCGGCATAATTGAGCATAAAGGTGACCACCGCTGTGGAAAGGCGATCCAGCTTGAGGCCGGTAAAAAGCGGCAGGCAATAAAAGAAAAAGAATATTTGCAGCATCAGGGGCGTTCCTCTGAAAACCCACACATACAGCTTGGATATCGCCTTAATCGGCCAAAACCGGGACATAGTGCCAAAGGATATGGGCAGCCCCAGCGGCAGTGCAAATATCAGGGTCAGTGCAAATATTTTCAGGGTTTGCACCGTTCCCTGAAGCAGAGCCGGCAAAATGCTTTGTATATAACCAATGTCCATAAAAAGTCCATTCCTTTCACATACGTTCAGGCGCTAAAAGGCGGTTAGTAGCAACTTTATACTCATAATACACGCAGTGTGTGTTTGCGGGCAAAGCCCGCAATTTCAAAATTGCAACAAAATTTTGAAATTATATGAGTAGATGATAAGGCAATCCCCATGTCCATCCGAAAAGAAGCCCAAAAGGCAGACAGGGGAATCCTTCCCCAATCTGCCTTGAATTATTGGATAAATTGAAGCCTTGGTTATTTCACCACAATATCCTTGCCAAACCATTTGTTACTGATTTCGGCGGCTTTGCCATTGGCAATCAGGGTTTCCATGGCAGTATCCACAGCACCGGTCAGTTCGGTATCTCCCTTGCGGAAACCAACGGCATAGAGGTCATCGCCAAAATCGAATTCAGCAGTTCCGAATTTGCCCCCCAGCTTGGTGTTCTTGTAGTTGCCGTAAACCTCGTCGATGACCATGCAGTCCAGACGGCCGGTGCCCATGTCCAGAATAACTTCGTCATAGGTGGCGAATTCCACAATCTTACCCTTAATGGAATCATAGATCGGGTCGGCCTGCACAGCCTCCAGAGCGGCGGAGCCGGCCTGAATGCCGATGTTGAAGTTGGCCAAATCTTCTTTGGAGGCAATGGTCACACCGGTGTTGGTCATGACCACGATTTTGTTGTTCAGGTAGCTTTTGCTCAGGCTCATGCTCTGCTGACGCTCAGGAGTGGCGGACATGCCGTTCCAGATGCAGTCAATGTTGCCGGTGGAAAGCTCCATTTCCTTGGCGTTCCAGTCAATGGGCTGGAATGTGGGGGTTACACCCAGCTCCTCGCAGACTGCGGTGGCCAGATCGATGTCAAAGCCAACCAAAGTGCCGTCTGTTTCACGGAAGCCCATGGGAGCAAAGGTATCATCCAAGCCGATCACCAGCTCACCCTTGGTCTTGATATCCTCCAGAGAGGTGGCATATGCGGGAGCGGACTGCGCGCTGCTTCCCTCGGCAGATGCAGCAGGCTCTGCTGCGGATTCCGGGGCGGGCTGAGCTGCACTGCTGCTGGCGCCTGCACCGCCACAGCCGGCCAGCATGGTCAGAGCAAACGTTAGCACCAACAAAAAGGAAATGGATTTTTTCATAATAAACAGTCCTTTGCTTATGTAATAATTTTGTTTTTTCAGAAGCTTTCCGCCGCCTGATCCGGGGTGCTTCCTGTCTCTGTAATGTATTATAGCACACCACTCTACCAAAGTAAAGCAATGAAGCCGCGTAAAATATACTTTTCTCTTTTGCCTCAATTTTAAGGGGATAAAGCTTGTTTTCTTTGTGTACTTTACCCAGTTATTCTGATAAATCAGTGCAGGCAAGCTAAATGCAGGTTGGCACACCTGCAGAAAAAGCCACATATACTGAACTGCGGAAAGGAGAAACAAAATGAATTTGCCGGATAATTTTGTGGCAATCCCTTCTATCACAATTTTATGCTATCTCTTTGGAGAGCTTTATAAAAGCCTTGTATCGGAAACACTGTACAAGCATATACCCGCACTTTGTGCGGCGCTGGGCGTTTTGCTCAGCGTTTTGAGCTTTTATACTCTGCCGGGCTATATTCCGGCAGAGAACTGGCTGGTGGCAGGCAGTATCGGCGCAGTTAGCGGATGGGCTGCTACCGGCGTGCATCAGATAATCAAACAGGAGGGACACAAAAATGAGTAGTCAACGGCTGATTTTACCCATCAACAAATGCCGGTTGACCGCAAGCTGGAAAACCGATGCTTATTATAACCGCTTTGGCTTTATCCATTATGGAGTGGACCTGATCAGCACCACCGGCGCTGTGGATGGCAACCGTACGGTTTATGCCTCCGGTGAGGGTGTTGTGCTGGAACGGGGCTACGACAACGTTGTGGGCAATATGCTGGCTGTTCTTTATCTGGATGCCTACAACCGGGTCACCGGGCGAATTGAGGATGTGGTGCTGCGGTATTTTCATTTAGGCAGCATGAACGTTTCCAAATGGCAAAAGGTAACCAAGGATACGGTTTTGGGCATATATGGAGCCACCGGCTCTTTAAAAGTTTCACCCCATTTGCACATCGAATCGGATACAGACATTGCCTACCCTCTTTACAGCCCCACTGTTTACAGCTCCAACCTGCTTAAAGGGCGCAAGCTGGGTGCCAATGACAAAACTATGCAGAATACACTGGAATGGCTGCACTGCAAAACTTCTCCGCCAGATTGGCAAAGCTACAGCACCGCGCAGAATTCCTTTGTGAATACCAAGGATTGGAAAACCGAGTATATTAACTAGGTAAAAATCAAGGCACACTGAGTGATTGAAAAAACAGATACTAAACTGTCGTTTTCAAATGGCACAGCGCAGGGGGATTTTTCCTCTTCGCTGTGCTTTTGTTGCGTATACTCCTATAGCTTTAAAATCGAAGCCGCTGGGAGGCTTTGGGTAAAAATTCAACCAAAAATCGGGGCATTGAGGGCCCCGGCCATTGACAAGGCGAAAAAACAGGAGTACAATAAATGAAAATTGTTTAGCAGCTAAATAAAATCTTTTTTTTGCTGTATTGCTGTGAAAGGTGGATTCTATGGAATATTGCCGAGTGACAAACCAATTCTTTGACATCATCCGCCTTTTGGAGGAGGAAAAGAAAAAACCAAAGGATTATGGCGTGGGTGCTTCTCTTTATTATGCAGAAGTGATGTTCTTGGAATCCATTGCCCAATATCCCAATGAAAATGTCAGCGATCTTTCCAAACGCTTGGGAATCACAAAGGGTGCGGTTACACAAATGTCGGCCAAGCTGCTTCAAAAAAACGTTATTGAAGCAGTTAAACGTGCAGATAATAAAAAAGAAAAGTCTTTTCGTCTAACAGAAGGCGGAAAACTAGCCATAAAAGGACACCAGCAGTTTCACGAGCAGGCCAATCAAAAGCTCTGTGATTTTTTTGCTACACTTGACCGGGATGAAATGGCTGTGATTTTTCGCTTTTTGGGGTGTCTCAGAGAGTGCATACCCTTCTGCGAATTTCCCTGCCACTGCGGTGAAGAAAAGAGGAACAATAAGGAGGCAGCCTACCATGAACCAGCCACTACTGAATGTGCACAATTTACAGGCGACGCTTGAAACAGGTAAGGAAATTCTCCGGGGTGTGGATTTAACCATTCAGCCGGGGGAAATCCATGTCATTATGGGGCCAAACGGCTCGGGAAAATCCACTTTGGCCAACACCATTATGGGCAGCCCCGCTTATCAGGTCAGCGGCGGTGAAATTTTGCTGGAGGGCGAAGATATTTCGCAGGCCAGCGTTGATCTGCGGGCCAAAAAAGGCATTTTTATGGCCTTTCAGGCTCCGGAGGAAATCGACGGCATCACAGTCAGCGATTTTTTGAAAACAGCAAAAACCGCCTCTTCTGAAAAGCCTCTGCGGTTTTTTCAATTCCAAAAGCAGCTTCAGGAAACCATGGATACCCTTCAGTTTGACCGGGCCTATGCACAGCGGTATCTAAACGTTGGCTTTTCCGGCGGGGAAAAAAAGAAAAGCGAAATTTTGCAGCTCCTTATGCTGGGCCCCAAGCTGGCCATTCTGGATGAAGTGGATTCCGGGCTGGATGTGGATGCAGTGCGTGTGGTTACCGAGGGGATTCTCCGCTATAAAAACGAAAACAACGCTCTGCTGATTATATCCCACAGCACCCGTTTGCTGGATGCACTCCCGGTGGATTTTGTGCACATTCTTTCGCACGGAAAAATTGTCACCACAGGCGACCGGAGCCTGATCGATGAAATCAACGTAAACGGCTTTGCCCGTTTTACCCAAGCAGGTACGAGGTGAAACCATGGAACGAAAAAAAACACTGCTGGGCGAAATTGAGCGCAGCATTTATGACATAAAGGATACCGGCCACACCAGCTATCAGGTGAGCCGGGGCCTGACCGAAGAAATTGTGCGGGAGATTTCCGCTGGGAAGAACGAACCCGACTGGATGCTGGAGTTGCGCCTCCAGAGCCTTGCCACCTTTGAAAG is a window from the Oscillospiraceae bacterium MB08-C2-2 genome containing:
- a CDS encoding alpha-2-macroglobulin family protein, with the protein product MKRSHKLISLLLAALLLLTACGDALPQTDSDAAPSGTRYSLDAALEGLRIEAEQADDTGVALESAFILTPGGELSQKALSDALELEPALPFSISQLKGGKSLLTLLEPMEPDKIYTFFAKTPAGTKGRTWAFQSRKQLRVVYTTPDSDRYESLPDTGIEVVFNYTDVDISQHFEITPPVRGSFLTNEERSAFVPDRDLPRNTRFRVTIKAGLPAGNGVTLAEDYSFAFVTGEPSTYEAKSRELEFFMTGSDQETFLTTDSPLLEISGYNLLPSLEFKVEAFPLTPSRYKDELLAFNRRHYDEAYKPDSDYTASTASLEPAVSFETAAVQVVSRYGYGNYPRYLPFPEPLPAGHYLVSVSAQDPFNGKTVTRQKLIQISDTSLFVQSLNGDGLAWLNDAANGQLLAKAPVELLAPLKETSIASVSTDDAGIARFQSGENTTALIHIPSVGEQPEYWDFLFLQETTPLTVAESYTAFTYTDRLLYKPTDTAQFWGILRGRREAIAAGTAVTIQLRSGNYYNWSGYDYGFYDNQAFLQSTEAVLEPDGTYIGSMKLENLMSGNYYLAVMAPDGRQVDYANFEVRNYEKPVYKTSTSSDKLFYLPGEQADINAHVSFFEGTPVWGLPLWVQGDFQSSQPVTLDATGTARMMVDPTSGPVVAHWAPTHLSYQFIQTGEGNVIPSIYGSFLYFPSDLILQVKQEGTSREPKITVSTNRLDTSRIESYGDIYQSYPDNFVGEAADTEVEVKITRYRSVKKPLGSYYDWASKRNVTTYTYESSESLYSSYTARTQNGTLSLSDLPAPNKEESYEVMVTAEDSRGLSISETTYLLAGWDTRRSYYEETSNLRKFYFSPAKDNDSPYYSYYDQPSVTYQAGEPIEFALTERQAKDDGFTGRVLYTAVQDKILEAGISQQATLSLEQAADFIPNVNISGAYFDGRYIYPVSSFTAAYDTAAEELEILVRPGASRYLPGEKASLSVEVKDKTGSPVEARVSLSIVDEAMFALGEQSLAPLDSLYARCYYRAPVTHESYRQHLLYIEEIGGKGGGGGDDMPRSDFPDTAQFLSLATDNKGLASLEFELPDSITSWRITAVAVEQEALRAGAGVSNIDCSLPLFVQPVFNEAYLSGDDVAISASCFGTSLTRSTPVRYTATLEPLETVEAGEIAFPLTLEIKGRTDRQTTLNFGKLPAGRYTLTLKAATNDGSDAVQHEIEVVESTLALPIVQEFTLGEKSTGLGITPAQYPILMGFADSQYQTFFRVSKKLVSDYGNRGDQRVAAIAAKRSMLRFMSEEDSKYLDFISEELGDYLLPDRDFLSYAGMRLYPYDAPDIALTAKTLALLGPDYPSAPSMREFLLSELSAAEYMEYLPEQIAPAYVGLATVGEPVLLKIRSLLADPAYNGDVSQLYLIAALALTGDQDGAREAFDTRFAPRLNEVGSNLYYRDQSLSDEDNYRLTALSLLACAAMNHPDTEGLARYLAETPSASYSPNLELGLYISRFQPVHSGSAALEYQKNGKAVKVGLKEDGIHYASFMAPDLAGESFRATRGEILATAYYMGSLEEYRQTQNPDSAPEQSSEGDTSQSSPKDSARQPEIASISRSIREASPSEITRFIPGGEGWDPSSMKGMVLVEITVEFTDQAPLGTYEITQSIPSPLRFEAYEPYNDQEGIPGQPRHWSWYTREKQSMPITLYRYLDYDPSMGPSSATPADTVTLQYLTRRVYAADFAAEDVFLLHPESGLTVSGATRAESSSGTGKGKRTF
- a CDS encoding DUF4352 domain-containing protein — its product is MLTKKLLAVSLSFCLLLAGCTSKKTESPGGTGALPGETVETKLLSFSATEFSFTDTPVGEISPGKDQRLLVVKVEVKNTSGQEITVYFDDFELEAGEEKRFPEFPQTPENIAEETILKNRDTLSGTLLFLVPAKTKEARLLYDEYFEGDLKGESYWVTLNLE
- a CDS encoding amino acid ABC transporter ATP-binding protein yields the protein MPILSIRNVNKTYGGSLKALDDVSLTVEQGEAVAIIGSSGSGKSTLLRCVNNLERVTQGNITIDGDELVKTGSDGSVSYPPDKEIRRICTKTGMVFQHFNLFPHLSCLENITIAPVKILRRDREASVQKAHELLEVVGLASKAESYPDQLSGGQKQRVAIARALAMNPQIMLFDEPTSALDPEITNEVTNVILKLVSQKITMLIVTHDMRFARSAATRVIFMDEGKIIEEGTPEEIFDRPQSKRLQEFLKAYTEDNLYNS
- a CDS encoding amino acid ABC transporter permease — its product is MDIGYIQSILPALLQGTVQTLKIFALTLIFALPLGLPISFGTMSRFWPIKAISKLYVWVFRGTPLMLQIFFFFYCLPLFTGLKLDRLSTAVVTFMLNYAAYFAEIYRAGIQSIDRGQREAAKSLGFSPWQTMKMIVIPQALRRVIPPISNEVITLIKDTALVYVIGVPELLKAAKDANNRDVDPTAYFVAALIYLGLTFLLTLFSQNMERRFSRHERQDAV
- a CDS encoding amino acid ABC transporter substrate-binding protein; this translates as MKKSISFLLVLTFALTMLAGCGGAGASSSAAQPAPESAAEPAASAEGSSAQSAPAYATSLEDIKTKGELVIGLDDTFAPMGFRETDGTLVGFDIDLATAVCEELGVTPTFQPIDWNAKEMELSTGNIDCIWNGMSATPERQQSMSLSKSYLNNKIVVMTNTGVTIASKEDLANFNIGIQAGSAALEAVQADPIYDSIKGKIVEFATYDEVILDMGTGRLDCMVIDEVYGNYKNTKLGGKFGTAEFDFGDDLYAVGFRKGDTELTGAVDTAMETLIANGKAAEISNKWFGKDIVVK
- a CDS encoding phage holin family protein, with translation MNLPDNFVAIPSITILCYLFGELYKSLVSETLYKHIPALCAALGVLLSVLSFYTLPGYIPAENWLVAGSIGAVSGWAATGVHQIIKQEGHKNE
- a CDS encoding M23 family metallopeptidase, whose protein sequence is MSSQRLILPINKCRLTASWKTDAYYNRFGFIHYGVDLISTTGAVDGNRTVYASGEGVVLERGYDNVVGNMLAVLYLDAYNRVTGRIEDVVLRYFHLGSMNVSKWQKVTKDTVLGIYGATGSLKVSPHLHIESDTDIAYPLYSPTVYSSNLLKGRKLGANDKTMQNTLEWLHCKTSPPDWQSYSTAQNSFVNTKDWKTEYIN
- a CDS encoding MarR family transcriptional regulator, producing MEYCRVTNQFFDIIRLLEEEKKKPKDYGVGASLYYAEVMFLESIAQYPNENVSDLSKRLGITKGAVTQMSAKLLQKNVIEAVKRADNKKEKSFRLTEGGKLAIKGHQQFHEQANQKLCDFFATLDRDEMAVIFRFLGCLRECIPFCEFPCHCGEEKRNNKEAAYHEPATTECAQFTGDA
- the sufC gene encoding Fe-S cluster assembly ATPase SufC; the encoded protein is MNQPLLNVHNLQATLETGKEILRGVDLTIQPGEIHVIMGPNGSGKSTLANTIMGSPAYQVSGGEILLEGEDISQASVDLRAKKGIFMAFQAPEEIDGITVSDFLKTAKTASSEKPLRFFQFQKQLQETMDTLQFDRAYAQRYLNVGFSGGEKKKSEILQLLMLGPKLAILDEVDSGLDVDAVRVVTEGILRYKNENNALLIISHSTRLLDALPVDFVHILSHGKIVTTGDRSLIDEINVNGFARFTQAGTR